AAGTCAGGATAATCAGTGACTTCATCAATACGTCTCCCCATTACCTCCACCAGAAACCTGATCCGAGGCTCTAAGGAATTTTGGATGCTCTTTATCAGAACAGGGGGAAAACCAGTTATCAAAGCTGCTATCTGTCCATCTCCAAATCCACATCTCTTTAAATAATCGAAATTGGGTCTCAGCACCTTATTCACATCTCTACAGAGAACTTCAGGGAAGTTCATTGCCACTGTTTGAAGATCATGCTCTGTAAGACCTactgatttcaaaaaatctgAAGTAGGTCGTAGCCTTTTGTCGACGCTATAACCCATAATAAATGGGTTTTTTGCCAGAACTTTGCCAATCATCCCATCTCTGGCCAGGCCAATAGTACCAAGAAAGTCCACTATCTCTGTCAGCTTCAATTCAATGCTGTAGCTGATGAGCCTCGGGTTGAGCAATATCATTTTGCCAAGTTGCTTTTCAGGCACACCCAGTGCCTGAAAAAATGCCAGAAGTGGACAGAGCTTCTCTTCCACACTATGCGAGAGTATGGGAGGAAACTTAGCTATGGCGGAAGCAACTTCCTGGGGTTTTGTAGCAAGCGTGGAGAGGCACTCAACCGTGGGAACAAGCTTCTCATGGAGACCCATTGCAAGGATCTTGGGACACTTTGAAACAATTGAAGGGAGCTTTCTCTCCTGAATGCCAATGCTTTTGAGGTAATCCCAATTCTCGGATGCTCTCTCCCTTTCTACACCCTCAAGGCGCTTGCACTTTTTGAACATTTCATGGATACTTTTATCATCAAACCCTCTATCCCTGAAGAACCACATGATGCTACTACCACGTTGATTGCTGCAGATTTCCATATCCCCTACCAAGATGTGAGTCGAGAGAGCCGCTTACCTTTCGATTGACAACGCTAAGCAGCAGCCAACGCAAAATCAATAGCGAAAATGCAAAGAAGCTTCCCACCTGAGCTTAATCATAACTCCGTCGCCGGCGGAGGCAGAGAAAAAGGCAGAAGAGGCAGCTGGGAAGAGTGAAGAAAAAACAGAGCCTTATCTGGTCCTTTTTTATTTGCTCCTCCTGTTTCTGTTTTACCGTTATTGCCCTCGCTTCTCAACTGGTAAATGACCGATATATCCTCCCGTTTTGGCTTGGGGGGTTTAGTGTGTTGGgggaagagaagaaaaggggCAAGCAAAAGCCCTAACCCTAAAGTCTCATCCAATCCATTCCTTCATTCACTCGCGCATGGCATCACTGCAAGTGCAGAGCCGGATTTCCAAGCTTGTTTCTAGGCCCCTTCCATATTGGTGGAGAATATGCCGTTTGAGCTCCAGCTCCCTGGAAGATGCCGGCGGCGTCAGAGGACGATTCAACGATGATGGTGGTAACAGAAATAGCCGCCGCAATAGCGACCAAGAGCGTCCTCCTGAGCCCATTCCCAACCGGCCTTTGAGAGGCCCAGCAAATCCCAGATTCGACAATAACAGAAAACTCTCTGCCGCTAACAACAAAGCCGACTTTGAGTTTCTGGATAAATTGAAGCTTGGAGTTGGTGCGAAACAAgagcaagaggaagaaaaagaaagagaagtaaAAGTGGAGACATCACCGCCTCCGCCGCCGCAAGATGCCGAGGAGATCTTCAGGAAGCTGAAGGAAACGGGTCTAATCCCCAATGCCGTGGCCATGCTCGATGGGCTTTGCAAAGACGGGCTTGTTCAAGAGGCCATGAAGCTCTTCGGTTTGATGCGCGAAAAGGGTACGATTCCTGAAGTGGTTATCTACACCGCCGTCGTGGAAGGCTTCTGCAAGGCCCAGAAGTTCGACGATGCCAAAAGGATTTTCAGGAAAATGCAAAGCAATGGGATTTCTCCCAATGCCGTCTCTTACTCCGTGTTGATACAAGGTTTTTATCAGTGCGACCATTTGGACGACGCCGTTGCCTTTTGCGTCGAGATGTTGGAGGCTGGTCACTCTCCGAATGTCCAAACTTTTCTGGGCTTGGTTGCCAGATTGTGTTTGAATAAGGGTGTTGAAGAAGCTCGTACTGTAATTGCAGCGTTAACCCAGAAGGGATTTTTCGTCAACGAGAAAGCTATTAAAGAGTATATGGAGAAAAAACCAGCGCACCCACATGTTTGGGAAGCAATCTTCGGGAACGAAACCCGAGAGAAACCATTTAGTTTTTGAGTTTTCTTGTGGATTCTGtaagtttttctttctctcctccCCTGTCCTGAATATGTTTCCTTACCTTTTTTAAGACACAgagagtgtcatcaatggaagtTCTGTGTTACTTAGGGGTATAATTTCTTTTGCTTTATGTGTTTGATGGATTTTTCTTGGTAATGGATtgtgcttttcatttccttatGGTTTACTTTCACAAGGAAgcgttttattttttatttttatttttttattgcaataCGAACACTTGATTTGGTTTTATTCCATAAACCACATTAATAGCAGTAGGCAACAACTAAAACAAGTCTCCGAATTTCTGCATGCTTAACCTTCCTCTGCAAAATCTGAACAATGTAAAAGCAGAAGCCTACCCAATTAATTCTTTATGCATAACATGCTCCTCGATATTCCCAATTCTTATGAATGATTGACTGAACTCTGAAGATACCTAAAAAGATGACTCTGATAGTTATTGACCATTAATTTTCACTATCCCCtcatctctattttattaaactttTAAGCTTTCTATGGTCATCCTTGAATGATACTTTCTAAGTTGCAGCTATTCAACATATAGAACAAACATAGAGCTAAATTTGTTTATGTGACGACAAAGCTAGTATTCATTGCAAGTGGATATTTTCATAGGTGCGTGGCAAGGGCAGGGAGCAGCAGTGGAGGTATTTGTCGTTGAATGGCATTGTTGGTGGTAGTCGATCGTAGTGGTATATGAGAATGGCATCAGTGGAGAGAGCTGGCGTTGGTCCCAGTAGTAGTGATACTCTTTGGaggaaggaggaggagaaggaaTATAATGGTGGTGGTACTGAAGCATGATACAATTTTTCTAATATCTCTGTACAGGTGATTTAATTTCTCTTCTAGCCTTCCTTATAGCCTCTGGGTTCTCCTCACTTCTCACATGCGCACAGGAAATTACAGGCAATTAGCTAGACAATACAATGGAACTGATAATCGTTGGTCTGTGAAGCATTTAACAGCAGGTGAATGGCAGTAAATATATTCCATGCCAATCTGTCTATGGAGggcattttcctttttataatGTGGAATTGGTGAATGTTTGAAGTTTTGAATTAATTGGATTACCGTTACAGTGGCTGAGAAATCCAGTAGAGTGGATATAGATGTACACTGGCTAAGGCATTACCTCTTCATGGAATGAATGCGTAGGTTCCCATGCCACGGGGATGATCTTGTCTCCAATTTATGCACCCTTTACTTTATCCTGAATGCAAGAAATCATGGTATTTTGGGGATCTGCATTAAGTCCAGAATAACTTGTTCTATGTGGTGGCTCTTTAAGGTTCATAATTTTTTGCAACAAATTTTCCTTTTGAAGTTTTATGAGATAAGGTCCTTTTTGGATCTAGTTAGGGCTAAGGTTTAAGCCGCCCTAAACTGAACCCAACTGGTTTTTTATATTGACACATTGAACTTTTGAGTTGTTGATGCGTGTCAAATGTACAAGCTGTGGGAAATTACTGCTCATATTTTCAGTTGCAGGCCCTGTTATGAAGTTACTGGATAATTCTTGAGGTAGTAAGGAACTTAGTTTTCTTATATCATGATTCTACAGAAATGATCCTGTAATACGCTTTGGTCGAATTGTAACATaagacaataaataaaaaagttgacCTGATGAGTGGTGAGGTCAGTGAGGAGGTATTGCCTCAATGGAGTTGTTTCCTGGTTCGTTTTTGATAGTGGAGAGGATAAGGACACTTCTATTCATACTTTACTAGGTTTTCTACAGGTTGTAGGGGGATCAGATCGTGGAATATGAGTTTTGTGAGAGGGTTCTACGATTGGGAGTCAGAATCTATTGATTCTTCTTTGATATATTGTACTCTAATTTTCCCCCATGTGAAGGG
The sequence above is drawn from the Alnus glutinosa chromosome 11, dhAlnGlut1.1, whole genome shotgun sequence genome and encodes:
- the LOC133882037 gene encoding transcription termination factor MTERF6, chloroplastic/mitochondrial, coding for MEICSNQRGSSIMWFFRDRGFDDKSIHEMFKKCKRLEGVERERASENWDYLKSIGIQERKLPSIVSKCPKILAMGLHEKLVPTVECLSTLATKPQEVASAIAKFPPILSHSVEEKLCPLLAFFQALGVPEKQLGKMILLNPRLISYSIELKLTEIVDFLGTIGLARDGMIGKVLAKNPFIMGYSVDKRLRPTSDFLKSVGLTEHDLQTVAMNFPEVLCRDVNKVLRPNFDYLKRCGFGDGQIAALITGFPPVLIKSIQNSLEPRIRFLVEVMGRRIDEVTDYPDFFRHGLKKRLELRHKLLKKKNIACSLSEMLDCNQKKFLMKFGFFVGYA
- the LOC133882038 gene encoding pentatricopeptide repeat-containing protein At4g38150, which encodes MASLQVQSRISKLVSRPLPYWWRICRLSSSSLEDAGGVRGRFNDDGGNRNSRRNSDQERPPEPIPNRPLRGPANPRFDNNRKLSAANNKADFEFLDKLKLGVGAKQEQEEEKEREVKVETSPPPPPQDAEEIFRKLKETGLIPNAVAMLDGLCKDGLVQEAMKLFGLMREKGTIPEVVIYTAVVEGFCKAQKFDDAKRIFRKMQSNGISPNAVSYSVLIQGFYQCDHLDDAVAFCVEMLEAGHSPNVQTFLGLVARLCLNKGVEEARTVIAALTQKGFFVNEKAIKEYMEKKPAHPHVWEAIFGNETREKPFSF